A single region of the Salvia miltiorrhiza cultivar Shanhuang (shh) chromosome 8, IMPLAD_Smil_shh, whole genome shotgun sequence genome encodes:
- the LOC131001886 gene encoding protein ASYMMETRIC LEAVES 2, with product MASSSTTSPCAACKFLRRKCLPECVFAPYFPPDQPQKFANVHKVFGASNVTKLLNELQPHQREDAVNSLAYEADMRLRDPVYGCVGVISLLQHQLRQLQMDLSCAKSELSKYQNLGISGHGLLHHQGINLLGAGAASARDHHHFHHQLFPVTNQQMIRAFDGASGYDASSLLAMNMSASIGQLSGFPQSRAAGTAPDGRRTPVEPS from the coding sequence ATGGCCTCGTCGTCGACGACCTCGCCGTGCGCGGCATGCAAGTTCCTCCGGCGAAAGTGCCTGCCGGAGTGCGTGTTCGCCCCGTACTTCCCGCCGGACCAGCCGCAGAAATTCGCGAACGTGCACAAGGTGTTCGGCGCGAGCAACGTGACGAAACTCCTGAACGAGCTGCAGCCACACCAGCGCGAGGACGCCGTCAATTCCCTGGCCTACGAGGCGGACATGCGGCTGCGTGACCCCGTCTACGGCTGCGTGGGCGTCATCTCCCTCCTCCAGCACCAGCTCCGCCAGCTCCAAATGGACCTCAGCTGTGCTAAATCCGAGCTCTCTAAGTACCAGAACCTAGGCATCTCCGGCCACGGCCTCCTCCATCACCAGGGGATCAACCTCCTAggcgccggcgccgcctccgccCGCGACCACCACCACTTCCACCACCAGCTCTTCCCCGTCACCAACCAGCAGATGATCAGGGCCTTTGACGGCGCCAGCGGCTACGACGCCAGCAGCCTCCTCGCCATGAATATGTCCGCCAGCATAGGCCAGCTCAGTGGCTTCCCGCAGTCCAGAGCCGCGGGAACGGCGCCGGACGGCCGCCGCACGCCGGTCGAACCGTCTTAA